Proteins found in one Serratia plymuthica genomic segment:
- a CDS encoding type IV secretory system conjugative DNA transfer family protein — translation MILNKLAVSLSPIVNGALSFIAFMQQHQLMLALLSGLTMPFFASMKSDERQKAPLWQKLIIAFSIVCFLCGTMGPVLIWIFQWLYRGRVIASIPVLAWPVLITFTVTGFIFHILLRRVLTPELDKIKKRLVRKTTLERELRTDVRTVKSLLPETLHYDPLDYIDLNKGLFIGMDRDIQPMYLPLKDWQKQHADIIGTTGAGKGVATGILLYQSILAGEGVFVMDPKDDEWAPHLYRKACEDAGKPFALIDLRKQAYQLNLIEEITADELEELFVAGFSLAEKGQESDFYRIDDRKAARIAAQFVTRNTASTIRDVYNGDYVQGIADKIKAFFGKIEELALLNAINVPTGFSLNTIFEEGGCCYVIGSMRNSKIITAQRMLLVRLYQLAERRERVKDVPRPIAIYLSELKYHLSRPALEGLGAARDKGVHIIMDHQSIADLKDCPADLKGDAVVGAVVENAKFKLVYRVMDPDTAEWVARMSGTILVDDEVRKAKTDAVLTETIDDERTIRQAERFFTDSNMILNLPDFVSFIFTTKALPAASLISPIRVKKRELEISAVSPAIAASAATVNITLDFNEEETSPRPSSTPDITKTRPDLFFDTDEKDTTTPIADKEDNPSLLDF, via the coding sequence GTGATTTTGAATAAGCTGGCCGTTTCACTGTCGCCGATAGTGAATGGCGCGCTGAGCTTCATTGCTTTTATGCAACAGCATCAGCTGATGCTAGCGCTGTTATCGGGGCTGACGATGCCGTTTTTCGCGTCGATGAAAAGCGATGAACGGCAAAAAGCCCCGTTGTGGCAAAAGCTGATTATTGCTTTCTCCATAGTCTGTTTTCTTTGCGGTACGATGGGGCCGGTACTTATCTGGATTTTCCAGTGGCTTTATCGGGGCCGTGTTATCGCCAGCATTCCCGTTCTGGCATGGCCGGTGCTGATTACCTTTACCGTAACAGGTTTTATTTTCCATATTCTGCTGCGCAGGGTATTAACCCCTGAATTAGATAAAATAAAGAAACGCCTCGTCAGGAAAACCACGCTTGAACGGGAATTACGCACCGATGTCCGTACTGTGAAATCCCTGCTGCCGGAAACATTGCATTATGACCCGCTGGATTATATCGACCTGAACAAAGGGTTATTTATTGGCATGGACCGCGATATTCAGCCGATGTACCTGCCGTTAAAAGACTGGCAAAAACAACACGCGGATATCATCGGCACCACCGGCGCCGGTAAAGGCGTTGCCACCGGGATATTACTTTACCAAAGTATTCTGGCCGGTGAAGGCGTATTTGTTATGGACCCCAAGGATGATGAATGGGCACCACACCTTTACCGAAAAGCCTGTGAAGATGCAGGGAAGCCCTTTGCCTTAATTGACCTGAGGAAACAGGCATACCAGTTAAACCTGATTGAAGAGATCACCGCCGATGAACTGGAAGAGCTTTTTGTTGCTGGTTTCAGTCTGGCAGAGAAAGGTCAGGAGTCGGACTTTTATCGCATTGATGACCGGAAAGCGGCCCGGATAGCCGCGCAGTTTGTCACCCGTAATACTGCCTCAACCATTCGGGATGTGTATAACGGAGACTACGTTCAGGGCATTGCAGATAAGATAAAAGCCTTTTTCGGGAAAATTGAAGAGCTGGCCTTACTCAATGCCATTAATGTCCCCACCGGATTTTCGCTTAATACGATATTTGAGGAAGGTGGTTGCTGTTATGTGATTGGTTCAATGCGCAACAGCAAAATCATTACCGCGCAGCGCATGCTGCTGGTTCGCCTGTACCAGCTGGCAGAAAGGCGTGAGCGAGTGAAAGACGTGCCCCGCCCCATTGCTATTTATCTTTCGGAACTGAAATACCATTTATCCAGGCCCGCGCTGGAAGGTTTAGGCGCGGCACGCGATAAAGGCGTGCATATTATTATGGACCATCAGTCGATTGCCGATTTAAAAGATTGTCCGGCAGATTTGAAAGGTGACGCCGTTGTCGGTGCGGTGGTTGAGAACGCCAAATTCAAACTGGTTTACCGTGTCATGGACCCGGACACCGCGGAATGGGTAGCCAGGATGTCAGGCACCATATTAGTCGATGATGAGGTCCGCAAAGCGAAAACCGATGCCGTGCTGACAGAGACTATCGACGATGAACGCACCATCAGGCAGGCCGAGCGTTTCTTTACCGACAGCAATATGATCTTGAACCTACCCGATTTTGTCAGCTTCATCTTTACGACAAAAGCACTCCCGGCTGCTTCGCTGATTTCGCCCATCAGGGTGAAAAAACGCGAACTGGAGATCAGTGCAGTGTCGCCCGCGATTGCCGCCAGCGCCGCAACGGTAAACATCACCCTGGATTTTAACGAGGAGGAAACCTCCCCCCGACCGTCATCAACGCCGGATATCACCAAAACTCGGCCTGATCTTTTTTTTGATACGGACGAAAAAGATACAACAACACCGATTGCCGATAAAGAGGATAACCCGTCATTGCTGGATTTTTAA